The following coding sequences lie in one Variovorax terrae genomic window:
- a CDS encoding chaperone modulator CbpM, which yields MHPVSVTTTVVSASASIDAGDLAHACGADIGWIVQLVELGIVEAPAAATPPEQWRFHDTDLQRALDARRLERDFGMALDSAALVLDLRAEVRRLKALLRAHGLHDGR from the coding sequence ATGCACCCTGTCTCCGTCACCACCACCGTCGTGTCGGCCAGCGCATCGATCGATGCCGGCGACCTCGCCCACGCCTGCGGCGCCGACATCGGCTGGATCGTCCAGCTGGTCGAACTCGGCATCGTCGAGGCCCCTGCTGCTGCCACGCCGCCCGAGCAATGGCGCTTCCACGACACCGACCTGCAGCGCGCGCTCGATGCGCGCCGGCTGGAGCGCGACTTCGGCATGGCCCTGGACAGCGCCGCGCTGGTGCTCGACCTACGTGCCGAGGTGCGGCGGCTCAAAGCCCTGCTGCGGGCGCACGGCCTGCACGACGGGCGCTGA
- a CDS encoding DnaJ C-terminal domain-containing protein, giving the protein MEFKDYYATLGVERAATEDDVRKAYRRLARKYHPDVSKEADAEARMRDLNEAYDVLRDPEKRAAYDGLADRVARGGDPQGDFQPPPGWDQGFEFHRGPGAGPADHADFSEFFSSVFGAAERRGAARHNPRARGEDHHAAIEITLEDALAGAEREISLQSVEPDAEGRFARRTRTLQVKIPPGVHPGQYIRLAGQGMPGSGGEPAGDLYLEVRIAPHPRWRIEGRDLYMNLPVTPTEAALGAQVQVPTPTGGVVEVSVPARARGGMKLRLKERGFPGKPPGHLYLLLEIALPPADSDAAQAAYRQLAQAAPFNPRSHLGV; this is encoded by the coding sequence ATGGAATTCAAGGACTACTACGCCACCCTCGGCGTCGAACGCGCGGCAACGGAAGACGACGTGCGCAAGGCGTACCGCCGGCTGGCGCGCAAATACCATCCCGACGTCAGCAAGGAAGCCGACGCCGAAGCGCGCATGCGCGACCTCAATGAAGCCTACGACGTGCTGCGCGACCCGGAAAAGCGCGCGGCCTACGACGGCTTGGCCGACCGCGTCGCGCGCGGCGGCGACCCGCAGGGCGACTTCCAGCCGCCGCCGGGCTGGGACCAGGGCTTCGAGTTCCACCGCGGGCCGGGCGCGGGGCCGGCCGACCATGCCGACTTCAGCGAGTTCTTCTCCTCGGTGTTCGGCGCGGCAGAACGCCGCGGCGCCGCCCGGCACAACCCCCGGGCGCGCGGCGAAGACCATCATGCGGCCATCGAGATCACGCTGGAAGACGCGCTGGCCGGCGCCGAGCGCGAGATCAGCCTGCAGTCGGTCGAGCCCGACGCCGAGGGCCGCTTCGCCCGGCGCACCCGCACGCTGCAGGTGAAGATTCCGCCGGGCGTGCATCCCGGCCAGTACATCCGCCTGGCGGGCCAGGGCATGCCCGGCAGCGGCGGCGAACCGGCCGGCGACCTGTACCTGGAGGTGCGGATCGCGCCGCACCCGCGCTGGCGCATCGAGGGCCGCGACCTCTACATGAACCTGCCGGTCACGCCGACCGAGGCGGCCCTGGGCGCGCAGGTGCAGGTGCCCACGCCGACCGGCGGCGTGGTGGAGGTGAGCGTGCCCGCCCGGGCGCGCGGCGGCATGAAGCTGCGCCTCAAGGAGCGCGGCTTTCCCGGCAAGCCGCCGGGCCACCTGTACCTGCTGCTGGAGATCGCGCTGCCGCCGGCCGACAGCGATGCCGCCCAGGCCGCCTACCGCCAGCTGGCGCAGGCCGCCCCCTTCAATCCGCGCAGCCATCTGGGAGTGTGA
- a CDS encoding sulfite exporter TauE/SafE family protein, protein MNLEPQLIIELALLGIGTGFLAGLLGIGGGMLMVPFITLIMSARGVGPDLAVKMAIATSMATIIFTSISSVRAHHKRGAVRWDLVKGLAPGIVIGSIVGSLGVFALLKGSYLAIFFGLFVGFSATQMFLDKKPKPTRQMPGTAGQLGAGGFIGFLSGLVGAGGGFISVPFMTWCNVAIHNAVATSAALGFPIALANVLGYIISGQSVQGLPAGSFGYIWLPALAVIAVFSVFTAPLGAKAAHSLPVGKLKRVFASILYVLAAYMFYKGLRG, encoded by the coding sequence ATGAATCTCGAACCCCAGCTCATCATCGAACTCGCCCTGCTGGGCATTGGCACGGGCTTTCTCGCAGGCCTGCTGGGCATCGGCGGCGGCATGCTGATGGTGCCTTTCATCACGCTCATCATGTCGGCGCGCGGCGTCGGCCCCGACCTCGCGGTCAAGATGGCGATCGCCACCTCGATGGCCACCATCATCTTCACGTCCATCTCCAGCGTGCGCGCGCACCACAAGCGCGGCGCGGTGCGCTGGGACCTGGTCAAGGGCCTGGCGCCCGGCATCGTGATCGGCAGCATCGTCGGTAGCCTGGGCGTGTTCGCGCTGCTCAAGGGCTCGTACCTGGCCATCTTCTTCGGCCTGTTCGTGGGCTTCTCGGCCACGCAGATGTTCCTCGACAAGAAGCCCAAGCCCACGCGCCAGATGCCCGGCACCGCGGGCCAGCTCGGCGCGGGCGGCTTCATCGGCTTCCTCTCGGGCCTGGTCGGCGCGGGCGGCGGCTTCATCAGCGTGCCGTTCATGACCTGGTGCAACGTGGCCATCCACAACGCGGTGGCCACCAGCGCGGCGCTGGGCTTTCCCATCGCGCTGGCCAACGTGCTGGGCTACATCATCAGCGGCCAGTCGGTGCAAGGCCTGCCGGCGGGCTCGTTCGGCTACATCTGGCTGCCGGCCCTCGCGGTGATCGCCGTCTTCAGCGTGTTCACCGCGCCGCTGGGCGCCAAGGCCGCGCACAGCCTGCCCGTGGGCAAGCTCAAGCGCGTGTTCGCGAGCATCCTGTACGTGCTGGCCGCCTACATGTTCTATAAGGGCCTGCGCGGCTGA
- a CDS encoding cell division protein ZapA — MKQLEVQIMGQSYLLGCPEGGESRLLEAVEKVDSAMCRIRDAGKVKARDRIAVLAALNLAFDLSDRNAGFQASGFGSAEPLPLGSADDGSTDPRLAALLQRLDNALGGDGRLL; from the coding sequence ATGAAGCAGCTCGAGGTCCAGATCATGGGGCAGAGCTACCTGCTGGGCTGCCCCGAGGGCGGCGAGTCCCGGCTGCTGGAAGCCGTGGAGAAGGTCGACTCGGCCATGTGCCGCATCCGCGACGCGGGCAAGGTCAAGGCGCGCGACCGCATCGCGGTGCTGGCGGCGCTCAATCTCGCGTTCGACCTGTCCGACCGCAACGCGGGCTTCCAGGCCTCGGGCTTCGGCAGCGCCGAGCCCCTGCCGCTGGGGAGCGCGGACGACGGCAGCACCGATCCGCGCCTGGCCGCGCTGCTGCAGCGGCTGGACAACGCGCTGGGCGGCGACGGCCGCCTGCTCTGA
- a CDS encoding cell division protein ZapB, translating to MAQSSQIDRIAERVERLLVRYEELQRTNALLAEQVEVLTHERDSLKSRLSAARTRVEALLERLPEAAAGPAPQKDPA from the coding sequence ATGGCCCAATCGTCCCAAATCGACCGGATTGCCGAACGCGTGGAACGCCTGCTCGTTCGCTACGAGGAACTGCAGCGCACCAACGCCCTGCTGGCCGAGCAGGTGGAGGTGCTGACGCACGAGCGCGATTCGCTCAAGTCGCGCCTCAGCGCCGCGCGCACCCGGGTCGAGGCCCTGCTGGAGCGCCTGCCCGAAGCGGCGGCCGGCCCCGCGCCGCAGAAAGACCCGGCATGA
- a CDS encoding TonB-dependent receptor domain-containing protein: MSPARLAALALPLSCALPWSAQAQSSSSALKETVVTATRVAQPLSDLVADVSIIDRETIERSGVTGVADVLARVPGIEISRNGGPGTTTSVFVRGAESRFTAVYIDGIRIDTQSTGGAAWESIPLALIDRIEVLRGPAAAVYGSDALGGVIQLFTKKGEGAFAPYVGLGLGSLGTRRLEAGFSGSQGDFDYSVGVARDSSDGFNARPIPTMNPDRDGFRSTSGNARLGLRLSPTQKLDATLLANDLNSQYDNSLKLDDRNHHKLQAMGLNWQSQWSEVWSSKVSVSESRELYETTPSPYLSITRLRNYLFQNEIRLGAHLVTAALERREDRLENAPIDRKRSQDALALGYGYTYQQHTVQVNLRHDQDSEFGGKNTGSLAYGYAFAPGWRATASVGNAFRAPTLYQRFSIYGVSSLRPESSRNVEFGLRYAQGSSSFGVVAYRNRVSDLISFVGAGTCQSSFGCYANTARAEYEGMTFSGGYQLAGVSLRASLDVQNPRDLDTGKQLARRSRQHATLGADTRVGNWLLGAEAQLSGKRYDNVANTTVLGGYSLINLSASTRLAKDWTLLARVDNLADKTYQLANTYATAGRTLYVGLKWAPQ, translated from the coding sequence ATGTCCCCCGCGCGCCTGGCCGCGCTTGCGCTGCCCCTGAGCTGCGCGCTGCCCTGGTCCGCACAGGCCCAGTCCTCCTCATCCGCCCTCAAGGAAACCGTGGTCACCGCCACCCGCGTGGCGCAGCCGCTGTCGGACCTGGTGGCCGACGTGTCCATCATCGACCGCGAGACCATCGAGCGCAGCGGCGTCACCGGCGTGGCCGACGTGCTGGCCCGCGTGCCCGGCATCGAGATCTCGCGCAACGGCGGCCCCGGCACCACCACCAGCGTGTTCGTGCGCGGCGCCGAGTCGCGCTTCACCGCGGTCTACATCGACGGCATCCGCATCGACACCCAGTCCACCGGCGGCGCGGCCTGGGAGAGCATTCCGCTGGCGCTGATCGACCGCATCGAGGTGCTGCGCGGCCCGGCTGCAGCGGTCTACGGCTCCGACGCGCTCGGCGGCGTGATCCAGCTGTTCACGAAGAAGGGCGAGGGCGCTTTCGCGCCCTACGTCGGCCTGGGGCTGGGCTCGCTCGGCACCCGGCGCCTCGAGGCGGGCTTCAGCGGCAGCCAGGGCGACTTCGACTACTCGGTGGGCGTGGCGCGCGACAGCAGCGACGGCTTCAACGCGCGTCCCATCCCCACCATGAACCCGGACCGCGACGGCTTTCGCAGCACCTCGGGCAATGCGCGCCTGGGCTTGCGCCTGAGCCCGACGCAGAAGCTCGACGCCACGCTGCTGGCCAACGACCTGAACTCGCAGTACGACAACTCGCTCAAGCTGGATGACCGCAACCACCACAAGCTGCAGGCCATGGGCCTGAACTGGCAGTCGCAATGGTCCGAGGTCTGGAGCAGCAAGGTCAGCGTGTCCGAATCGCGCGAGCTCTACGAGACCACGCCGTCGCCCTACCTGTCCATCACCCGGCTGCGCAACTACCTGTTCCAGAACGAGATCCGCCTGGGCGCGCACCTGGTCACCGCCGCGCTCGAGCGCCGCGAGGACCGCCTGGAGAACGCCCCGATCGACCGCAAGCGCTCGCAGGACGCGCTGGCGCTGGGCTATGGCTACACCTATCAGCAGCACACCGTCCAGGTGAACCTGCGGCACGACCAGGACAGCGAGTTCGGCGGCAAGAACACCGGCAGCCTGGCCTATGGCTACGCCTTCGCGCCGGGCTGGCGCGCCACGGCCTCGGTGGGCAACGCCTTCCGCGCGCCCACGCTGTACCAGCGCTTCAGCATCTATGGCGTGTCCAGCCTGCGCCCCGAGTCGAGCCGCAACGTCGAGTTCGGGCTGCGCTATGCGCAGGGCAGCAGCAGCTTCGGCGTGGTGGCCTACCGCAACCGGGTCAGCGACCTCATCAGCTTCGTGGGCGCGGGCACCTGCCAGTCGTCCTTCGGCTGCTACGCCAACACCGCGCGCGCCGAGTACGAAGGCATGACCTTTTCGGGCGGCTACCAGCTGGCCGGCGTGAGCCTGCGCGCCTCGCTCGACGTGCAGAACCCGCGTGACCTCGACACCGGCAAGCAGCTCGCGCGCCGCTCGCGCCAGCACGCCACGCTGGGCGCCGACACGCGCGTGGGCAACTGGCTGCTGGGCGCCGAGGCGCAGCTCTCGGGCAAGCGCTACGACAACGTGGCCAACACCACGGTGCTGGGCGGCTACAGCCTGATCAACCTGAGCGCCAGCACCCGCCTGGCCAAGGACTGGACGCTGCTGGCGCGTGTGGACAACCTGGCCGACAAGACCTACCAGCTTGCCAACACCTACGCCACCGCGGGCCGCACCTTGTATGTCGGCCTGAAGTGGGCTCCTCAGTAA
- a CDS encoding cobyrinate a,c-diamide synthase, which translates to MSSITACCPAVLVAAPASGQGKTTVAAALARLHARQGRRVRVFKCGPDFLDPHWLALASGAPVHQLDLWMTGEADCMARLHAAAQEADLIVIEGVMGLFDGTPSAADLAQRFGLPVLAVIDASAMAGTFGALAYGLQHYRPGLRWAGVLANRVASERHAQMLQEGLREPDQWRGALMRNPALSLPERHLGLVAASEVGDALARLDAAADALAATPLGRMGVAELQDWGVEFPAPAVPTAAPVDAPLVGTTIAVARDAAFCFLYAANLDCLRALGAQLVFFSPLADAALPPCDAVWLPGGYPELHAAALGANHGLCDSLRAHATQGRPIWAECGGMMALFEQLATADGTVHAMWGLLPGRVTMQQRLAALGPQQLDLDGQALRGHTFHYSRCETALRPAARSRRPGAPNAAGEGEALYVQGPVRASYFHAYFPSNPALVARLFSAGGVA; encoded by the coding sequence ATGAGCTCCATCACTGCATGCTGCCCGGCCGTGCTCGTGGCGGCCCCGGCCTCCGGCCAGGGCAAGACCACGGTGGCGGCCGCGCTGGCGCGGCTGCATGCGCGCCAGGGGCGGCGCGTGCGCGTCTTCAAGTGCGGGCCGGACTTCCTGGACCCGCACTGGCTCGCGCTGGCCAGCGGCGCACCGGTGCATCAGCTCGACCTGTGGATGACCGGCGAGGCCGACTGCATGGCGCGCCTGCATGCGGCGGCGCAGGAGGCCGACCTGATCGTCATCGAAGGCGTGATGGGCCTGTTCGACGGCACGCCGAGCGCGGCCGACCTGGCGCAGCGCTTCGGCCTGCCGGTGCTGGCCGTGATCGATGCCTCGGCCATGGCCGGCACCTTCGGCGCGCTGGCCTACGGGCTGCAGCACTACCGGCCCGGCCTGCGCTGGGCCGGCGTGCTGGCCAACCGCGTGGCCAGCGAGCGCCACGCGCAGATGCTGCAGGAGGGCCTGCGCGAACCCGATCAATGGCGGGGGGCGCTGATGCGCAACCCGGCGCTCTCGTTGCCCGAACGCCACCTGGGCCTGGTGGCCGCGTCGGAGGTGGGCGACGCGCTGGCGCGGCTCGATGCCGCCGCCGACGCGCTGGCGGCCACGCCGCTGGGGCGCATGGGCGTGGCTGAACTGCAAGACTGGGGCGTCGAGTTCCCTGCACCCGCTGTTCCCACTGCAGCGCCCGTCGATGCGCCGCTGGTCGGCACCACGATTGCGGTGGCGCGCGATGCAGCTTTCTGTTTTCTCTATGCGGCCAACCTGGACTGCCTGCGCGCGCTGGGCGCGCAACTGGTGTTCTTCTCGCCGCTGGCCGATGCGGCGCTGCCGCCCTGCGATGCCGTCTGGCTGCCCGGCGGCTACCCCGAACTGCATGCCGCGGCCCTGGGCGCCAACCACGGCCTGTGCGACAGCCTGCGGGCGCATGCGACGCAGGGCCGGCCCATCTGGGCCGAATGCGGTGGCATGATGGCGCTCTTTGAACAACTGGCCACGGCCGACGGCACCGTGCACGCAATGTGGGGCCTGCTGCCGGGCCGCGTCACCATGCAGCAACGCCTGGCCGCCCTCGGGCCGCAGCAACTCGACCTGGACGGCCAGGCGCTGCGCGGCCACACCTTCCACTACTCGCGCTGCGAGACGGCGCTGCGGCCCGCTGCGCGCAGCCGCCGGCCGGGCGCACCGAACGCAGCGGGTGAGGGCGAGGCGCTCTATGTGCAAGGCCCGGTGCGCGCGAGCTATTTCCACGCCTACTTTCCCTCGAACCCGGCCCTGGTGGCGCGGCTGTTCAGTGCCGGGGGTGTGGCATGA
- a CDS encoding ABC transporter substrate-binding protein, with the protein MSTASLGPQRIVCLTEETTEWLYLLGEERRIVGISGYTVRPRRARDEKPKVSAFLSAKIDKILALEPDCVFGFSDLQADIASQLIRHGVQVTVFNQRSVAQIFSMLYQVAAMVGQAEQGLARIAALQARLDAIRMAAATLPRRPRVFFEEWDEPHISAIAWVSELLGIAGGDDCFPELAREPLGKQRIIADGAEIVRRNPDIIIGSWCGKKFRPEKVAARAGWQDVAAVRHGELHEIKSADILQPGPAALSDGVEQLHRIVVDWSDRHGR; encoded by the coding sequence ATGAGCACGGCCAGCCTGGGCCCGCAGCGCATCGTCTGCCTCACGGAAGAGACCACCGAGTGGCTCTACCTGCTGGGCGAAGAGCGCCGCATCGTCGGCATCTCGGGCTACACCGTGCGGCCGCGCCGCGCGCGCGACGAGAAGCCCAAGGTCAGCGCCTTCCTGAGCGCCAAGATCGACAAGATCCTGGCGCTGGAGCCCGATTGCGTGTTCGGTTTTTCGGACCTGCAGGCCGACATCGCGAGCCAGCTCATCCGCCACGGGGTGCAGGTCACGGTGTTCAACCAGCGCAGCGTGGCGCAGATCTTCTCCATGCTGTACCAGGTGGCGGCCATGGTGGGCCAGGCCGAACAGGGGCTGGCGCGCATCGCGGCCCTGCAGGCGCGGCTGGACGCCATCCGCATGGCGGCCGCAACTCTGCCGCGCCGCCCGCGCGTGTTCTTCGAGGAGTGGGACGAGCCGCACATCAGCGCCATCGCCTGGGTCTCGGAGCTGCTGGGCATCGCCGGCGGCGACGACTGCTTTCCCGAACTCGCGCGCGAGCCCCTGGGCAAGCAGCGCATCATCGCCGACGGTGCCGAGATCGTGCGGCGCAACCCCGACATCATCATTGGCTCCTGGTGCGGCAAGAAGTTCCGGCCCGAGAAGGTGGCGGCACGCGCGGGCTGGCAGGACGTGGCCGCGGTCCGGCACGGCGAGCTGCACGAGATCAAGTCGGCCGACATCCTGCAGCCCGGCCCGGCTGCGCTGAGCGACGGCGTGGAGCAACTGCACCGTATCGTCGTGGACTGGAGCGACAGGCATGGACGCTGA
- the cobU gene encoding bifunctional adenosylcobinamide kinase/adenosylcobinamide-phosphate guanylyltransferase, with the protein MDAERAVVRSELVLGGQRSGKSRRAEELAAAWLAQSPVHRAVFIATAQPWDAEIRERIARHRQDRAERLPGMATVEAPLHLAEALREHSRADTLVLVDCLTLWLTNWLMPAGEGADFESNRPQVQAQRSSVAMFLEAIGAAAGPVVLVSNEIGLGVVPLGREVRAYVDALGRLNQDVAQRCARVTLMAAGLPLTLKDEA; encoded by the coding sequence ATGGACGCTGAGCGCGCCGTCGTCCGCAGCGAACTGGTCCTTGGCGGCCAGCGCAGCGGCAAGTCGCGCCGCGCCGAAGAGCTGGCGGCCGCCTGGCTCGCGCAGTCGCCCGTGCACCGCGCCGTGTTCATCGCCACGGCGCAGCCCTGGGACGCCGAGATACGCGAGCGCATCGCGCGCCATCGCCAGGACCGGGCCGAGCGCCTGCCCGGTATGGCCACGGTGGAGGCGCCGCTGCATCTGGCCGAGGCGCTGCGCGAGCACAGCCGCGCCGACACGCTGGTGCTGGTGGACTGCCTCACGCTCTGGCTCACCAATTGGCTGATGCCGGCCGGCGAGGGCGCAGATTTTGAATCAAATCGGCCGCAGGTCCAGGCGCAGCGGTCATCGGTTGCTATGTTTTTGGAAGCAATCGGCGCGGCCGCCGGCCCCGTGGTGCTGGTCAGCAACGAGATCGGGCTGGGCGTGGTGCCACTCGGGCGCGAGGTGCGGGCCTACGTCGATGCATTGGGCCGGCTCAACCAGGACGTGGCGCAGCGCTGCGCGCGCGTGACCTTGATGGCGGCCGGACTGCCGCTCACACTGAAGGACGAGGCATGA
- a CDS encoding ABC transporter substrate-binding protein: MIARPRRLAWTVLLLLLGAALRAQALEVTDDRGVTVRFERAPQRIVSVLPSLTETVCELGACARLVGVDRYSNHPASVRALPQVGGGIDPNIEAIVALKPDLVLMATSSRGAQRLEALGLKVVALEPKSGADVRRVLGKVGQVLDVPDAQRVWRVIDASVSAAAQSLPPEVRRLRVYYEVSRGPYGAGESSFIGEIMTRLGVRNIVPPELGPFPKLNPEFVVRANPDLIMIGERNAQGLAQRPGWGGIRAIREQRVCVFTAEQSDVLVRPGPRMAESARIMARCLQDKGGARAP, from the coding sequence ATGATCGCAAGACCCCGGCGGCTGGCCTGGACGGTGCTGCTGCTGTTGCTGGGCGCAGCCCTGCGCGCGCAGGCGCTGGAGGTGACCGACGACCGCGGCGTGACCGTGCGCTTCGAGCGCGCGCCGCAGCGCATCGTGAGCGTGCTGCCCTCGCTGACCGAGACCGTGTGCGAACTCGGCGCCTGTGCGCGCCTGGTGGGCGTGGACCGCTACTCCAACCACCCGGCCTCGGTGCGCGCGCTGCCCCAGGTGGGCGGCGGCATCGACCCCAACATCGAGGCCATCGTCGCGCTCAAGCCCGATCTGGTGCTGATGGCCACCTCCTCGCGCGGCGCACAGCGGCTGGAGGCGCTGGGCCTCAAGGTGGTGGCGCTCGAACCCAAGAGTGGCGCCGACGTGCGGCGCGTGCTCGGCAAGGTCGGCCAGGTGCTGGACGTGCCCGACGCCCAGCGCGTGTGGCGCGTGATCGACGCCAGCGTCTCGGCCGCGGCGCAGTCGCTGCCGCCCGAGGTGCGCCGGCTGCGCGTGTACTACGAGGTCAGCCGCGGCCCCTATGGCGCGGGCGAGAGCTCGTTCATCGGCGAGATCATGACGCGCCTGGGCGTGCGCAACATCGTGCCGCCCGAGCTCGGGCCGTTTCCCAAGCTCAACCCCGAGTTCGTGGTGCGTGCCAACCCCGACCTCATCATGATCGGCGAGCGCAACGCGCAAGGCCTCGCCCAGCGCCCGGGCTGGGGCGGCATCCGCGCGATCCGCGAGCAGCGCGTCTGCGTCTTCACGGCCGAGCAGTCCGACGTGCTGGTGCGGCCCGGCCCGCGCATGGCCGAGTCCGCACGCATCATGGCGCGCTGCCTGCAGGACAAGGGCGGAGCCCGGGCGCCATGA
- a CDS encoding FecCD family ABC transporter permease, which produces MTHRTAPADIVHASARRAWALALALLALGGALLMLGAGIGSTGFESVLRARHDPVAWQIVWDIRLPRTLGAWVAGALLGLAGAVAQGLFRNPLADPFLLGSASGATLGVAVALALFGVSPFAMQWLVRLELTGAAFLGAVAGVVLTLTLAKGVQHTLRLLLAGVIVGFVLGAIKDLVALSVPDILQALQGFMLGSTGFVGWEGCLLMLATWLACSVAGWVLSPVLDGLTLGEATARSLGLPLARLRVALVVVLALATGTAVAQTGLVGFVGLAAPHLVRSIVKTTHDRLLLLSGLMGGLLLMAADLLSRWLIAPQELPVGVLTAVLGGSYLLWLMHRRGRGGALL; this is translated from the coding sequence ATGACGCACCGCACGGCCCCGGCCGACATCGTCCATGCCTCGGCGCGCCGCGCATGGGCCCTGGCGCTGGCGCTGCTGGCGCTCGGCGGCGCCCTGCTGATGCTGGGCGCGGGCATCGGCAGCACCGGCTTCGAAAGCGTGCTGCGCGCCCGGCACGACCCGGTGGCCTGGCAGATCGTCTGGGACATCCGGCTGCCGCGCACGCTGGGCGCCTGGGTGGCCGGCGCGCTGCTGGGGCTGGCGGGCGCAGTGGCGCAGGGGCTGTTCCGCAACCCGCTGGCCGATCCCTTCCTGCTGGGCAGCGCCTCGGGGGCCACCCTGGGCGTGGCCGTGGCGCTCGCGCTGTTCGGCGTCTCGCCGTTCGCCATGCAGTGGCTGGTGCGGCTCGAACTCACGGGCGCGGCCTTCCTGGGCGCGGTGGCCGGCGTGGTGCTCACGCTCACGCTCGCCAAGGGCGTGCAGCACACGCTGCGGCTGCTGCTGGCCGGCGTGATCGTGGGCTTCGTGCTGGGCGCCATCAAGGACCTGGTGGCGCTGAGCGTGCCCGACATCCTGCAGGCGCTGCAGGGCTTCATGCTGGGCAGCACCGGCTTCGTCGGCTGGGAGGGCTGCCTGCTGATGCTGGCGACCTGGCTGGCCTGCAGCGTCGCGGGCTGGGTGCTCAGCCCCGTGCTCGACGGCCTGACGCTGGGCGAGGCCACCGCGCGCAGCCTGGGCCTGCCGCTGGCGCGCCTGCGCGTGGCGCTGGTGGTGGTGCTGGCGCTGGCCACCGGCACCGCGGTGGCGCAGACCGGGCTGGTGGGCTTCGTCGGCCTGGCGGCGCCGCACCTGGTGCGCTCCATCGTCAAGACCACGCATGACCGCCTGCTGCTGCTCAGCGGCCTGATGGGCGGACTGCTGCTGATGGCGGCCGATCTGCTGTCGCGCTGGCTGATCGCGCCCCAGGAGCTGCCCGTGGGCGTGCTCACGGCCGTGCTCGGCGGCAGCTACCTGCTGTGGCTCATGCACCGGCGCGGCCGCGGGGGGGCGCTGCTGTGA
- a CDS encoding ABC transporter ATP-binding protein, with product MRPPALQARGLRASLGQAEVLHGIDLDLPAGRWSCIVGPNGAGKSTLLKALAGLLPHHGEVALLGQPLAALPARRRARQLAWLGQNEGSAEDLTAYDVAMLGRLPHQPWLAAPSAADRAAVERALRTTQAWDWRARPLGQLSGGERQRVLLARALAVEAEVLLMDEPLANLDPPHQADWLLTVRALVAEGRTVVSVLHESSLALQADEMVIMAAGRVVHQGACADAATHRALEAVFDQRLAVRRVDDHWVALPRP from the coding sequence GTGAGGCCGCCCGCCCTCCAGGCCCGCGGCCTGCGCGCCTCGCTCGGCCAGGCCGAGGTGCTGCACGGCATCGACCTGGACCTGCCCGCGGGCCGCTGGAGCTGCATCGTCGGCCCCAACGGGGCGGGCAAGTCGACCCTGCTCAAGGCCCTGGCCGGCCTGCTGCCGCACCACGGCGAGGTGGCGCTGCTCGGCCAGCCGCTGGCCGCGCTGCCGGCGCGCCGGCGTGCGCGCCAGCTCGCCTGGCTGGGCCAGAACGAAGGCTCGGCCGAGGACCTCACGGCCTACGACGTGGCCATGCTCGGCCGCCTGCCGCACCAGCCCTGGCTGGCCGCGCCCAGCGCCGCCGACCGCGCCGCCGTGGAGCGCGCGCTGCGCACCACCCAGGCCTGGGACTGGCGCGCCCGGCCGCTGGGCCAGCTCTCGGGCGGCGAGCGCCAGCGCGTGCTGCTGGCGCGCGCGCTGGCGGTCGAGGCCGAGGTGCTGCTGATGGACGAGCCGCTGGCCAACCTCGACCCGCCGCACCAGGCCGACTGGCTGCTCACGGTGCGCGCGCTGGTGGCCGAGGGCCGCACCGTGGTCAGCGTGCTGCACGAAAGCTCGCTGGCGCTGCAGGCCGATGAGATGGTCATCATGGCGGCGGGCCGCGTCGTGCACCAGGGCGCCTGCGCCGATGCGGCCACGCACCGCGCGCTCGAAGCCGTGTTCGACCAGCGCCTGGCCGTGCGCCGCGTCGACGACCACTGGGTGGCTTTACCGCGCCCCTGA